From the Salinimicrobium tongyeongense genome, one window contains:
- a CDS encoding deoxynucleoside kinase: MHVAIAGNIGAGKTTLTKSLAKHFNWEAQYEDVLENPYLEDFYNKMERWSFNLQIYFLNSRFRQILEIRESGKAIIQDRTIYEDAHIFAPNLHAMGLMTNRDYENYRSLFDLMESVVQGPDLLIYLRSSIPNLVSQIHKRGRDYENSISIDYLSRLNERYEAWVHNYNKGNLLIIDVDNINFVDNPEDLGNIITRVDGELNGLFK, from the coding sequence ATGCACGTAGCCATTGCGGGAAACATTGGGGCGGGAAAAACCACCCTTACCAAATCACTAGCAAAACATTTTAACTGGGAAGCTCAATATGAAGACGTACTGGAAAACCCCTACCTCGAAGACTTCTACAACAAAATGGAACGCTGGTCTTTTAACCTGCAAATCTACTTTTTGAACAGCCGTTTCCGCCAAATCCTTGAAATTAGGGAAAGCGGCAAAGCCATCATTCAGGATCGCACCATCTATGAAGATGCTCACATCTTTGCGCCCAACCTGCATGCCATGGGCCTTATGACCAACCGCGATTACGAAAATTACCGCTCGCTTTTTGACCTTATGGAAAGCGTGGTGCAGGGCCCCGACCTGTTGATCTACCTGCGCAGCAGCATTCCCAACCTGGTCTCACAGATCCATAAACGTGGCAGGGATTACGAAAATTCCATTTCCATTGATTACCTAAGCCGTCTAAACGAACGCTACGAGGCCTGGGTACACAACTACAACAAAGGAAATCTGCTTATCATTGATGTTGATAACATCAACTTTGTAGACAACCCCGAAGACCTTGGGAATATCATCACCCGGGTTGATGGGGAACTCAATGGCCTTTTTAAATAA
- a CDS encoding sterol desaturase family protein has product MESQKLKRPKHKGSPKLFKNPILERLTHTHISAPLIIFFGIAALLIYYGIIEKGFKVPQMILLFFGGLFFFSLVEYLMHRYLYHIPATTPRRKNISYTMHGVHHDYPKDKSRLAMPPVLSLLIATILFIVYRAVLGDLVFGFLAGFLVGYAGYLAIHYSVHAFRVPKNFLKVLWHHHAIHHYREPDRAFGVSSPLWDYVFRTMPRKSPVERKSGYID; this is encoded by the coding sequence ATGGAATCTCAAAAGCTCAAGAGGCCAAAACACAAAGGCTCCCCCAAACTCTTCAAAAACCCGATTTTAGAACGGCTTACCCACACGCATATTTCGGCACCTTTGATCATCTTTTTTGGGATCGCCGCCCTGCTCATCTACTACGGGATCATAGAGAAAGGTTTTAAAGTTCCGCAGATGATCCTGCTGTTCTTTGGCGGACTCTTCTTTTTTAGCCTGGTAGAATACCTGATGCACCGCTACCTCTACCACATTCCCGCCACCACGCCAAGGCGAAAGAATATCTCGTACACCATGCACGGGGTGCACCACGATTACCCCAAAGACAAATCGCGCCTGGCCATGCCGCCGGTGCTTAGCCTGCTCATTGCCACAATTCTGTTCATCGTTTACAGGGCTGTACTGGGAGATCTCGTCTTTGGGTTTTTAGCAGGTTTTCTTGTGGGTTACGCCGGTTATCTCGCCATACATTATTCAGTTCATGCCTTTAGGGTCCCAAAAAATTTCCTGAAGGTTTTGTGGCACCACCACGCCATTCACCACTACCGCGAGCCTGACCGCGCATTTGGCGTTTCCTCTCCTCTCTGGGATTATGTTTTCAGGACTATGCCCAGGAAAAGTCCGGTAGAGCGAAAAAGCGGGTATATTGATTAG
- a CDS encoding App1 family protein, whose amino-acid sequence MKLLSRLKKHLTAKPEVKLATYRSYGTASHLYLLGRAIDDDKLKMHEDQSFFRTLANTYKQFDSYEIANTEVSLELPDGTVLNAMTNAEGYFLFDRTISINLKEFADEGGWLRLKASFSNEVPNSIITSNNNFEAELLIPPVKAAYGVISDIDDTILHTGVTSFLKWRVIKNSLFKNAHKRISLEGAPGFYRDLHAGKKGDEQNPVIYLSNSPWNLYQYLKLFLQINDFPKGPILLRDFRTPFDRTLKPEKPHKQKEIINILKTYPHLSFILIGDSGEHDPAIYTEIAAQYPDRILAIYLRSVKHRRQMRRVRSIVDNFETVPMLLVETSEQAREHAKEHGFI is encoded by the coding sequence ATGAAGCTTCTTTCCAGGCTCAAAAAACACCTTACCGCAAAACCCGAAGTAAAACTGGCCACTTACCGCAGTTACGGCACTGCCAGCCATCTTTACCTGCTGGGTCGCGCCATTGATGATGATAAGCTGAAGATGCACGAAGACCAGAGCTTTTTTAGAACCCTGGCCAACACCTATAAGCAGTTTGACAGCTATGAAATTGCCAACACCGAAGTTTCCCTGGAACTTCCCGATGGTACTGTGCTTAATGCTATGACCAATGCTGAAGGCTATTTCCTCTTTGACAGGACGATTTCCATAAACCTGAAAGAATTTGCCGATGAGGGTGGCTGGCTAAGGCTGAAGGCTTCCTTTTCAAATGAAGTGCCCAACAGCATCATTACCAGTAACAACAATTTTGAAGCTGAACTGCTCATCCCGCCTGTTAAGGCAGCTTACGGGGTGATTAGTGATATTGACGATACGATTTTGCACACCGGGGTCACTTCTTTCCTGAAATGGCGGGTGATCAAAAATTCCCTTTTTAAGAATGCTCACAAAAGGATCTCGCTGGAAGGTGCGCCCGGGTTTTATCGCGACCTGCACGCCGGGAAAAAAGGGGATGAACAGAACCCTGTCATTTACTTGAGCAACAGCCCCTGGAACCTGTATCAATACCTGAAGTTGTTCCTGCAAATCAATGATTTTCCAAAAGGTCCCATCCTGTTGCGGGATTTTCGAACCCCTTTTGACAGAACCCTAAAACCTGAAAAACCGCATAAGCAAAAGGAGATCATCAATATCCTGAAAACCTATCCACACCTCAGTTTTATCCTGATAGGCGACAGCGGCGAACACGACCCGGCCATTTACACCGAGATCGCTGCTCAATATCCCGACCGTATCCTGGCCATCTACCTGAGAAGCGTAAAGCACCGCCGACAAATGCGCAGGGTAAGAAGTATAGTCGATAATTTTGAGACCGTTCCCATGCTCCTGGTAGAAACCTCAGAACAGGCCCGTGAACATGCAAAAGAACACGGATTTATTTAG
- a CDS encoding sodium-translocating pyrophosphatase, with protein MESLMIWLPAILAIIGLIFMWAKRAWVLKQDAGDGKMKDISSHIYEGALAFLNAEYKILTIFVIVASILLAGISFIVPTTHILIVVAFIFGAIFSAFAGNIGMRIATQSNVRTTQAARTSLPQALKVSFGGGTVMGLGVAGLAVLGLTTFFIIFFHVFMGGEWTDVHQMTIVLETLAGFSLGAESIALFARVGGGIYTKAADVGADLVGKVEAGIPEDDPRNPATIADNVGDNVGDVAGMGADLFGSYVATVLAAMVLGNYVIKDMGGNIVAEGFGGIGPVLLPMAIAGFGIIFSIVGTLLVKISSNSVKEAEVQSALNRGNWISIALVAVSSFFLVTWMLPETMQMEFFGEGAQTISSMRVFYATLVGLVVGGVISAVTEYYTGLGKKPVLSIVQNSSTGAGTNIIAGLSTGMISTFYSVLLFAIAIWASYAFAGFYGVALAASAMMATTAMQLAIDAFGPIADNAGGIAEMSELPSEVRERTDILDSVGNTTAATGKGFAIASAALTSLALFAAYVTFTGIDGINIFKAPVLAMLFIGGMIPVVFSALAMQSVGKAAMDMVNEVRRQFRDIPGIMEGTGKPQYDKCVEISTKAALREMLLPGLLTIGFPIIIVLVPMALGYENRLIAEMLGGYMAGVTVSGVLWAIFQNNAGGAWDNAKKSFEAGVMINGEMTYKGSEAHKAAVTGDTVGDPFKDTSGPSMNILIKLTCLIGLVIAPILGQDMEVATTPEVDEVTLIQAEQTEAVAEFSVDKSETLAKADKIAEAVKAAEEKTSEGNISEVTSQKE; from the coding sequence ATGGAATCATTGATGATTTGGTTGCCGGCTATCCTGGCAATCATAGGGCTCATTTTCATGTGGGCAAAACGCGCCTGGGTTTTAAAGCAGGACGCGGGAGACGGAAAAATGAAGGATATTTCGTCTCACATTTATGAAGGAGCTCTTGCTTTTCTTAACGCCGAATACAAGATCCTTACTATTTTTGTTATTGTAGCCAGTATCCTGCTGGCAGGAATTTCTTTTATTGTTCCAACCACTCATATTTTAATTGTTGTAGCCTTCATATTTGGGGCTATTTTTTCGGCTTTCGCCGGAAATATCGGGATGCGCATTGCAACCCAGTCTAACGTAAGAACTACCCAGGCAGCAAGAACAAGTCTGCCGCAGGCCTTAAAAGTGTCATTTGGAGGCGGTACCGTTATGGGGCTTGGTGTGGCCGGGCTTGCCGTTTTAGGGTTGACCACTTTTTTCATCATCTTCTTCCACGTCTTTATGGGCGGGGAATGGACCGATGTTCACCAAATGACCATTGTGCTTGAAACCCTTGCCGGGTTCTCGCTTGGGGCCGAATCTATCGCCCTTTTTGCCCGTGTGGGTGGCGGTATCTACACCAAGGCAGCCGATGTGGGTGCCGACCTGGTGGGAAAAGTGGAAGCCGGTATCCCCGAAGATGATCCGCGCAACCCCGCCACCATTGCCGATAACGTGGGCGATAACGTGGGTGACGTAGCCGGGATGGGTGCCGACCTCTTCGGAAGTTATGTGGCTACCGTACTTGCCGCCATGGTACTGGGTAACTATGTGATCAAAGATATGGGCGGTAATATTGTTGCTGAAGGTTTCGGCGGAATTGGGCCCGTACTTCTCCCAATGGCCATTGCCGGTTTCGGGATTATTTTCTCTATAGTAGGAACCCTGCTGGTAAAGATCAGCAGTAACTCGGTTAAAGAAGCTGAAGTACAATCGGCGCTTAACCGCGGTAACTGGATCTCGATCGCGCTGGTGGCAGTTTCGTCATTCTTCCTGGTAACCTGGATGCTGCCCGAAACCATGCAAATGGAATTCTTTGGCGAAGGTGCGCAAACCATCTCCTCAATGCGGGTGTTCTATGCTACTTTGGTTGGGCTTGTAGTTGGAGGTGTGATCTCTGCCGTGACCGAATATTATACAGGCCTTGGTAAAAAACCTGTGCTGTCTATCGTACAAAACTCCAGCACCGGTGCCGGGACCAACATTATTGCAGGCCTTTCTACCGGGATGATCTCTACCTTCTATTCTGTACTTCTTTTCGCAATCGCTATCTGGGCGTCTTATGCCTTTGCTGGTTTCTACGGGGTTGCCCTTGCGGCTTCGGCCATGATGGCTACCACTGCAATGCAGCTGGCCATTGATGCCTTTGGGCCAATCGCTGATAACGCCGGAGGTATTGCCGAAATGAGCGAACTGCCTTCCGAAGTTAGGGAGAGAACAGATATTCTCGATTCTGTTGGAAACACCACGGCTGCAACCGGAAAAGGTTTTGCGATCGCTTCGGCAGCCCTTACTTCTCTTGCCCTTTTTGCCGCCTATGTGACTTTTACGGGCATTGACGGGATCAACATTTTTAAGGCCCCTGTGCTTGCCATGCTGTTTATTGGAGGAATGATCCCCGTGGTGTTCTCTGCCCTTGCTATGCAATCTGTAGGAAAAGCAGCTATGGACATGGTGAACGAGGTGCGTCGCCAGTTCCGTGACATTCCGGGAATTATGGAAGGCACCGGGAAACCCCAATACGACAAGTGTGTGGAGATCTCTACCAAAGCAGCGCTTCGCGAGATGCTCCTGCCTGGCCTTCTCACCATTGGCTTCCCTATTATCATCGTGCTTGTTCCCATGGCTTTGGGATATGAGAACCGCCTTATCGCCGAAATGCTTGGAGGCTACATGGCCGGGGTGACCGTGAGCGGGGTGCTTTGGGCGATCTTCCAGAACAATGCCGGCGGTGCCTGGGACAATGCCAAGAAATCTTTTGAAGCCGGGGTGATGATCAACGGCGAGATGACCTACAAAGGGTCTGAAGCCCATAAAGCAGCCGTGACCGGTGATACGGTTGGAGATCCTTTTAAAGACACTTCAGGGCCTTCCATGAACATCCTTATTAAACTTACCTGTCTTATCGGGCTGGTGATCGCCCCTATTTTAGGTCAGGATATGGAAGTTGCCACCACGCCCGAAGTTGATGAGGTCACTCTAATTCAGGCTGAGCAAACCGAGGCTGTTGCTGAATTTTCAGTCGATAAATCTGAAACCCTTGCCAAGGCTGATAAAATAGCTGAAGCAGTAAAAGCTGCCGAAGAAAAAACTTCAGAAGGGAATATTTCCGAAGTCACCTCCCAAAAAGAGTGA
- a CDS encoding inorganic diphosphatase, which translates to MSKTFDVLIEIPKGSRNKYEYDFELKKVRYDRMIFSSMMYPADYGFIPETLALDGDPLDVLVLVTEPTFPGCVMEVKPIGVFHMADEKGPDEKVICVPVSDPIWNRLNDLGDVNGHLIKEIEHFFQVYKDLEQKKVDVEGWGDVNEANAIIKDCIQRYKDSKGEKGNFSIL; encoded by the coding sequence ATGAGTAAAACATTTGATGTTCTTATCGAAATCCCCAAGGGAAGTCGAAATAAATATGAATACGATTTCGAGCTAAAGAAGGTGCGTTACGACAGGATGATCTTCTCTTCTATGATGTATCCTGCAGATTACGGGTTTATCCCCGAGACCCTCGCCCTTGATGGCGACCCGCTAGATGTACTGGTGCTGGTTACAGAGCCCACTTTTCCCGGTTGTGTGATGGAAGTAAAGCCCATTGGTGTATTCCACATGGCCGATGAGAAAGGGCCCGATGAAAAAGTGATCTGCGTACCGGTTTCCGATCCTATCTGGAACAGGCTTAACGACCTTGGCGATGTGAATGGCCACCTTATAAAGGAGATCGAGCATTTCTTCCAGGTTTACAAAGACCTTGAGCAAAAGAAAGTAGATGTTGAAGGCTGGGGCGATGTTAATGAAGCAAACGCTATCATCAAAGATTGTATTCAAAGATATAAAGATAGCAAGGGGGAAAAAGGTAATTTCTCTATCCTTTAA
- a CDS encoding pyruvate dehydrogenase complex E1 component subunit beta, with product MKTIQFREAIAQAMSEEMRRDESVYLMGEEVAEYNGAYKASKGMLDEFGPDRVIDTPISELGFSGIGVGSAMNGNRPIIEFMTFNFSLVGIDQIINNAAKMRQMSGGQFNIPIVFRGPTASAGQLGATHSQAFESWYANTPGLKVIVPSNPYDAKGLLKAAIRDDDPVIFMESEQMYGDKGEVPEEEYVLPIGKADIKREGSDVTIVSFGKIIKICYKAAEELEKEGISCEIIDLRTIRPMDHETILESVKKTNRLVIVEEAWPFGNVATEITYQVQSQAFDFLDAPIVKINTADTPAPYSPALLEEWLPNHNDVIKAVKKVMYKD from the coding sequence ATGAAGACAATCCAATTCAGGGAAGCAATTGCCCAGGCCATGAGCGAAGAAATGCGCAGGGATGAATCTGTGTACCTTATGGGAGAAGAGGTTGCTGAATATAACGGTGCCTATAAAGCATCTAAAGGGATGTTGGATGAATTTGGTCCAGATCGCGTGATCGATACCCCTATTTCCGAATTAGGTTTTTCCGGGATAGGTGTTGGTAGCGCCATGAACGGAAACCGTCCCATCATAGAATTCATGACCTTTAACTTTTCCCTGGTGGGAATTGACCAGATTATAAACAACGCTGCCAAAATGCGCCAAATGAGTGGCGGGCAGTTTAATATCCCCATTGTGTTTCGCGGGCCAACAGCTTCGGCAGGTCAATTGGGTGCGACGCACTCACAGGCCTTTGAAAGCTGGTATGCCAATACACCGGGGCTAAAAGTAATTGTGCCTTCTAACCCTTACGATGCAAAAGGGCTTCTAAAAGCCGCCATTCGCGATGACGATCCTGTGATCTTTATGGAATCTGAGCAAATGTATGGAGACAAGGGAGAAGTGCCCGAAGAAGAATATGTATTGCCAATTGGGAAAGCCGATATTAAAAGAGAAGGCAGTGATGTAACCATTGTTTCCTTCGGAAAGATCATCAAGATCTGTTACAAGGCAGCTGAAGAACTTGAAAAAGAAGGAATTTCATGTGAGATCATCGACTTGCGTACCATCCGCCCGATGGATCATGAGACCATCCTGGAATCTGTGAAGAAAACCAATCGTTTGGTGATCGTCGAAGAAGCCTGGCCATTTGGCAACGTAGCTACAGAGATCACTTACCAGGTACAGTCACAGGCATTCGATTTCCTTGATGCACCTATTGTAAAGATCAATACCGCCGATACTCCTGCGCCTTATTCTCCGGCACTGCTCGAAGAGTGGCTGCCAAATCACAACGATGTGATCAAAGCAGTGAAGAAGGTGATGTATAAGGACTAA
- a CDS encoding electron transfer flavoprotein subunit beta/FixA family protein, with product MKILVCISHVPDTTSKINFSEGDTKFDTAGVQFVINPNDEFGLTRAMWFKEKQGATVDVVNVGGTETEPTLRKALAIGADNAIRVNTPATDGIYVAKQLAKVAQDGGYDLIIAGRESIDYNGGMVPGMVAGLIGANFVNTCIGLEVEGNEATVTREIDGGKETLKTQLPLVVGAQKGIVQESDLRIPNMRGIMQARKKPLNVVEPVEAGTHSEAVKFEKPKPKGDIKLVDADNLDELVNLLHNEAKVI from the coding sequence ATGAAAATATTAGTGTGTATTAGTCACGTTCCTGATACCACCTCAAAGATTAATTTTTCTGAAGGTGATACAAAATTCGACACCGCGGGGGTTCAGTTCGTGATCAATCCAAATGATGAATTTGGCCTCACCAGGGCCATGTGGTTCAAAGAAAAACAAGGTGCAACAGTAGATGTTGTGAATGTGGGCGGCACCGAAACCGAACCTACATTGAGAAAAGCCCTGGCTATTGGCGCCGATAATGCCATACGTGTTAACACTCCCGCTACAGACGGGATCTACGTTGCAAAACAACTGGCAAAAGTAGCACAGGATGGCGGTTACGATCTTATTATTGCCGGGCGTGAATCTATTGATTACAACGGCGGAATGGTTCCCGGAATGGTAGCTGGTCTAATTGGGGCAAATTTCGTGAACACCTGTATAGGTCTGGAAGTAGAAGGAAATGAAGCTACGGTTACCCGCGAAATCGATGGAGGAAAAGAAACGCTGAAGACGCAACTTCCTTTAGTGGTTGGTGCCCAAAAGGGAATTGTTCAGGAAAGCGACCTTCGCATCCCCAACATGCGCGGAATTATGCAGGCACGAAAAAAGCCGCTTAACGTGGTTGAGCCTGTAGAGGCCGGAACTCATTCTGAAGCCGTTAAGTTTGAAAAACCCAAACCAAAAGGAGATATCAAATTAGTTGATGCAGACAACCTGGATGAATTAGTGAATTTACTCCACAATGAGGCGAAAGTAATTTAG
- a CDS encoding electron transfer flavoprotein subunit alpha/FixB family protein yields MSVLVYTESEEGQFKKTAFEVASYAKGVADMLGTEVTAVSFNAQSAGDLGKYGVSKVLKVNDEKLQKFTAKAYADAIKQAAEKEGSKVIILSQSANAKYLAPLLAVQLEAGYASNVVALPEGTDPLQVKRTAFTNKAFNFTKLSTDVKIIGLSKNAFGLKENQAEATEEDFSPSLSEGDFAVNVVSVDKAADKVTIADAEIVVSGGRGLKGPENWGMLEELAETLGAATACSKPVSDMGWRPHSEHVGQTGKPVAANLYIAVGISGAIQHLAGVSASKTKVVINNDPEAPFFKAADYGVVGDAFEIVPKLTEKLKEFKAGNS; encoded by the coding sequence ATGTCAGTATTAGTATATACAGAATCTGAAGAAGGACAATTTAAGAAGACTGCCTTTGAGGTGGCTTCTTATGCCAAAGGGGTTGCCGACATGCTGGGGACAGAAGTTACAGCTGTTTCCTTCAATGCGCAAAGTGCAGGCGACCTTGGAAAATACGGGGTGAGCAAAGTATTAAAGGTAAACGACGAGAAGCTTCAAAAGTTTACCGCTAAAGCTTATGCCGATGCCATTAAACAGGCAGCTGAAAAAGAAGGGTCAAAAGTGATCATTCTAAGTCAGAGTGCCAATGCAAAGTATTTAGCGCCTTTACTGGCGGTACAACTAGAGGCCGGGTACGCTTCAAACGTGGTGGCATTGCCAGAAGGCACAGACCCGCTTCAGGTAAAAAGAACAGCGTTTACCAACAAGGCCTTTAACTTCACCAAATTATCTACAGATGTGAAGATCATTGGTCTTTCCAAAAATGCCTTCGGATTAAAAGAAAACCAGGCAGAAGCTACTGAAGAAGATTTCTCCCCTTCCCTTTCTGAAGGAGACTTTGCGGTAAATGTGGTTTCTGTAGACAAAGCAGCCGACAAGGTGACCATTGCCGATGCCGAAATAGTGGTATCTGGCGGAAGAGGGTTGAAAGGCCCTGAAAACTGGGGTATGCTTGAAGAACTTGCCGAAACCCTGGGAGCAGCAACAGCCTGTTCAAAACCCGTGAGCGACATGGGCTGGAGGCCTCACAGCGAACACGTAGGCCAAACCGGTAAGCCCGTTGCGGCCAATCTTTACATTGCCGTTGGAATCTCCGGGGCAATACAGCACCTGGCAGGAGTAAGTGCCTCAAAAACAAAGGTAGTGATCAATAACGACCCCGAAGCGCCTTTCTTTAAAGCTGCCGATTACGGGGTGGTGGGAGACGCCTTTGAAATAGTGCCTAAACTCACCGAAAAATTAAAGGAATTTAAGGCTGGTAACTCATAA
- a CDS encoding bifunctional nuclease family protein, translated as MSLVRLNIKGISYSQTQNGAYALILSEVEGERKLPIVIGAFEAQSIAIALEKEIKPPRPLTHDLFKNFADRFEVVVKQVIIHKLVDGVFYSSLICERDKIEEIIDARTSDAIALALRFQAPIFTYKNILDKAGIYLKGDAEKEKEEQEKEDIIVDELFSKEIEIKSDQPDYRKLSLNELNNMLDQAVKSEDYEKAARIRDEISKRK; from the coding sequence ATGAGTTTAGTGCGCCTTAACATTAAAGGAATTTCTTACAGCCAGACACAGAATGGGGCTTACGCCTTAATCCTGAGCGAGGTGGAAGGAGAACGCAAACTCCCTATAGTCATTGGAGCTTTTGAAGCCCAATCTATCGCCATTGCTCTTGAAAAAGAGATCAAACCTCCCCGCCCCCTCACCCACGACCTTTTCAAGAATTTTGCCGACAGGTTTGAGGTTGTTGTAAAACAGGTGATCATCCACAAGCTGGTAGACGGGGTTTTTTATTCCAGCCTCATTTGTGAACGCGATAAGATCGAGGAGATCATTGATGCCAGGACCAGCGACGCCATTGCACTGGCCCTAAGGTTTCAGGCCCCAATATTCACCTATAAGAACATCCTGGACAAGGCCGGTATTTACCTCAAGGGAGATGCCGAAAAGGAAAAAGAAGAGCAGGAGAAAGAAGATATTATTGTAGATGAACTCTTTTCAAAAGAAATTGAGATAAAATCGGACCAACCCGATTATAGGAAACTATCACTCAACGAACTCAACAACATGTTAGACCAGGCCGTGAAAAGCGAAGATTATGAAAAAGCGGCCCGTATAAGAGATGAGATCTCCAAGCGAAAATAA
- a CDS encoding nucleoside transporter C-terminal domain-containing protein encodes MNKIWCFLFLIFFGISPLFAQSISKTWDFEAVEGSPQNTIFDISPGNDYLKLDNGDFQLSLTNEDSPSSSGNYVFQNDVLVLFFDNPGDSIQNFRVNTLTDSTLVLSSRDVTYSLKEVPQTVQEVLPVETAKTVIPNQGFTFTSFWRGALGMVSLILLAFIFSSNRRAINWKTILVGLSAQLLLAFGVLKITIVQKIFETVGYFFVLILDFTAAGSEFLLGGLMSVESYGFIFLFQVLPTIVFFSALTSVLFYLGVIQIVVKGMAWVLTKLLGISGPESLSVAGNIFLGQTEAPLMIKAYLERMSRSEILLVMIGGMATVAGGVLAAYIGFLGGDDPALRVEFAKHLLAASVMAAPGAIVISKILYPQQDKITTDVEVSSDKIGSNILDAIANGTTEGLKLAANVAAMLLVFIAFIAMINYGLGKIGDWTSLNGIMAANTPYARLSLESLLGIIFAPLMWLIGVAQADMMLMGQLLGIKLAASEFVGYIQLAELKNPVNALSLTYEKSIIMATYMLCGFANFASIGIQIGGIGSLAPGQRKTLSEFGMKALIGGTLASLLSATIAGMIIG; translated from the coding sequence ATGAATAAAATCTGGTGCTTCCTGTTCCTGATCTTCTTCGGAATTTCCCCATTATTTGCACAATCCATTTCTAAAACCTGGGACTTTGAAGCCGTTGAAGGCAGCCCCCAAAACACCATTTTTGACATCTCCCCCGGAAATGACTATCTGAAACTGGACAATGGGGATTTTCAACTCAGCCTTACCAATGAAGATTCTCCCAGCTCAAGCGGAAATTATGTCTTTCAAAATGATGTTTTAGTCCTTTTCTTTGACAACCCGGGCGACAGTATTCAAAACTTCAGGGTAAATACCCTAACCGATTCCACGCTGGTACTCAGCTCCCGAGATGTCACCTATTCCCTTAAAGAAGTTCCGCAGACCGTACAAGAAGTACTGCCGGTAGAAACGGCAAAGACCGTAATCCCCAACCAGGGCTTTACCTTTACAAGCTTCTGGAGAGGTGCATTGGGAATGGTCTCGCTAATCTTACTCGCCTTTATCTTCAGCAGCAATCGCAGGGCCATCAACTGGAAGACCATTCTGGTGGGGTTAAGCGCACAGCTTTTACTGGCTTTTGGGGTTTTAAAGATCACTATAGTTCAAAAAATATTTGAGACCGTAGGTTATTTTTTTGTGCTCATCCTCGATTTCACCGCGGCAGGGAGTGAATTTTTGCTCGGCGGACTGATGAGTGTAGAAAGTTACGGCTTTATCTTCCTGTTCCAGGTACTACCCACCATTGTATTCTTTTCGGCGCTTACCTCGGTACTTTTTTACCTGGGCGTGATTCAGATCGTGGTAAAGGGAATGGCCTGGGTACTTACAAAGTTATTGGGCATTTCGGGCCCTGAAAGTTTAAGTGTGGCCGGAAACATCTTTTTAGGCCAAACAGAAGCCCCGCTTATGATCAAGGCTTACCTCGAAAGAATGAGCCGGTCTGAGATCCTGCTGGTCATGATTGGCGGAATGGCTACCGTGGCAGGTGGAGTACTGGCTGCTTATATAGGCTTTTTGGGTGGCGATGATCCTGCTCTAAGAGTGGAATTTGCAAAGCACCTGCTGGCAGCATCGGTCATGGCAGCACCCGGAGCTATTGTGATTTCCAAGATCCTTTATCCGCAGCAGGACAAGATCACGACCGATGTAGAGGTCTCTTCCGACAAAATTGGATCTAATATCCTGGATGCCATTGCCAACGGTACTACCGAAGGTTTAAAGCTCGCAGCCAACGTTGCTGCAATGCTCCTCGTGTTCATTGCTTTTATAGCCATGATCAATTACGGCCTCGGAAAAATTGGAGACTGGACCAGCCTTAACGGTATTATGGCGGCAAACACCCCATATGCCAGGTTATCTCTGGAATCTCTCCTCGGAATTATTTTTGCTCCGCTCATGTGGCTTATCGGGGTAGCACAAGCCGATATGATGCTCATGGGGCAGTTGCTGGGAATAAAACTGGCAGCCAGTGAGTTCGTTGGCTACATTCAGCTGGCCGAACTTAAAAATCCGGTGAACGCGCTTAGCCTTACCTATGAAAAATCCATCATCATGGCTACGTACATGCTATGCGGATTTGCCAACTTCGCTTCTATCGGGATACAGATTGGCGGAATTGGATCCCTGGCACCCGGGCAGCGTAAAACCCTGTCTGAATTTGGAATGAAAGCTCTAATTGGCGGAACCCTCGCTTCTTTGCTTTCAGCAACGATTGCCGGGATGATCATTGGATAA